A section of the Ruficoccus amylovorans genome encodes:
- a CDS encoding mechanosensitive ion channel family protein, whose product MHSLRFLCLISLFLSSLTLVGQDAVEMPQAPQASEAQQEQPAQPASEEGEGSASGVVGLAAAAATTSEAIKNEQKPSSPVGQEAEGETRKPGLFHNPEQKLEHIEAPFKLEGGIWSVTVFGITTGELTVSFVVLLFAVVFRNIIAAFIFRRLRVLTTKTQFDFDDQVIDALEKPVSWFILFIGIYVSLAILPLDPSIGLLIQNLFHGSTMLLIVWGMLRMTDVVAVVLSRRIKDTRSALFGFIPLLKKTMKAFILCVGLLMVIDNMGYNVAGILTTLGLGGAAIALASKDTVANFFGSLMIVMDRPFKVGDWIMVGDKVDGDVESIGLRSTKVRTWPKTVMSIPNSILANEYINNWSRMPKRRVKQYVGVTYETSAEDMEGIVEDIRKLLREDEGVQQDFILVNFTDFGDSSLDILVYYFTTTTAWIEHMDIRQRINCKIMRAVKDRGLSIAFPTRSLYLEGELARRMAGMNTPSEGASEGRLPGDFGPNAPM is encoded by the coding sequence ATGCACTCTCTGCGATTTTTGTGTCTGATCTCCCTGTTTCTCTCTTCGCTTACGCTGGTGGGGCAGGATGCGGTGGAAATGCCTCAGGCGCCGCAGGCCAGTGAAGCCCAGCAGGAGCAACCGGCCCAGCCCGCCTCAGAAGAGGGCGAGGGGAGCGCATCCGGCGTGGTCGGCCTGGCCGCCGCAGCGGCAACGACGTCCGAAGCCATCAAGAACGAGCAGAAACCGTCCTCGCCCGTGGGCCAGGAAGCCGAGGGGGAAACCCGCAAGCCGGGCCTCTTCCACAACCCCGAGCAAAAGCTCGAGCATATCGAGGCTCCGTTCAAGCTGGAGGGCGGTATCTGGAGCGTGACGGTCTTTGGCATTACGACTGGCGAGTTGACGGTGAGCTTCGTCGTCCTGCTCTTTGCGGTTGTTTTCCGCAATATCATCGCGGCCTTTATCTTCCGTCGCTTGCGTGTGCTTACGACCAAGACGCAGTTCGACTTCGACGACCAGGTCATTGACGCGCTGGAGAAGCCCGTCTCGTGGTTCATCCTGTTTATCGGCATCTACGTTTCGCTGGCCATTCTGCCACTGGACCCGAGCATCGGGCTTCTCATCCAGAATCTCTTCCACGGCTCGACCATGCTGCTCATCGTGTGGGGCATGCTGCGGATGACCGATGTGGTGGCGGTTGTCCTGAGCCGCCGGATCAAGGATACCCGGTCCGCGCTCTTTGGCTTCATCCCGCTGCTGAAGAAAACGATGAAGGCCTTTATCCTGTGTGTGGGCCTGCTCATGGTGATCGACAACATGGGCTACAACGTCGCGGGTATCCTGACCACGCTTGGTCTCGGTGGTGCCGCCATCGCCCTGGCCTCGAAAGACACGGTGGCGAATTTCTTCGGCTCGCTTATGATCGTGATGGACCGCCCCTTCAAGGTCGGCGACTGGATCATGGTCGGGGACAAGGTGGACGGCGATGTCGAGTCGATCGGCCTGCGCTCGACCAAGGTGCGCACCTGGCCCAAGACCGTCATGTCCATCCCCAATTCCATCCTGGCCAACGAGTACATCAATAACTGGTCGCGCATGCCCAAGCGCCGCGTGAAGCAGTATGTGGGCGTCACTTACGAAACCAGTGCCGAGGACATGGAGGGCATCGTCGAGGACATCCGCAAGCTCCTGCGTGAAGACGAGGGTGTGCAGCAGGATTTTATTCTCGTTAACTTCACTGACTTCGGGGACAGCTCGCTGGATATTCTCGTGTATTACTTTACCACTACAACTGCGTGGATCGAGCACATGGACATTCGCCAGCGCATCAATTGCAAGATCATGCGCGCCGTCAAGGACCGTGGTCTCTCCATCGCCTTCCCCACCCGCTCACTCTACCTGGAGGGCGAACTCGCCCGCCGCATGGCCGGAATGAACACCCCCTCGGAGGGGGCCTCCGAAGGTCGCCTGCCGGGCGACTTCGGTCCCAACGCGCCGATGTGA
- a CDS encoding MotA/TolQ/ExbB proton channel family protein yields MKRLTAAAFLLFSTLSAFAQAAPAQKGSSLWTMIREGGWAMWPLGLCSLLMFFFIFYAWRETMRKRFIPDASLPEISVHLGNRNIDAARQTLSTSDTVLGRSLAKALSKARPELPGANREKVETLLIECLEAEENTINRPVNYLNVIAATAPMIGLLGTVSGMIGAFQTMERIGMGQPQAFAGSIGEALITTASGLVIGIPAMVAYFVMRNRLSARMIATAQCATDLVDELAGEAGA; encoded by the coding sequence ATGAAACGCCTGACCGCCGCCGCCTTTCTTTTATTCAGCACGCTGTCCGCCTTCGCCCAGGCCGCCCCCGCGCAAAAAGGCAGCAGCCTGTGGACCATGATCCGCGAGGGCGGCTGGGCCATGTGGCCGCTTGGACTGTGCTCGTTGCTGATGTTTTTTTTCATCTTCTACGCCTGGCGAGAGACCATGCGAAAGCGCTTCATCCCCGACGCATCGCTACCAGAAATTTCCGTCCATCTGGGCAACCGAAATATTGACGCCGCGCGGCAGACGCTCAGCACCAGCGACACGGTGCTGGGGCGCTCGCTCGCCAAGGCACTGAGCAAGGCCCGGCCCGAACTGCCCGGTGCGAACCGGGAAAAGGTCGAGACCCTGCTCATCGAGTGCCTGGAGGCCGAGGAAAACACCATCAACCGCCCCGTCAACTACCTGAACGTGATCGCGGCCACCGCGCCCATGATCGGGCTGTTGGGCACAGTCAGCGGAATGATCGGCGCGTTTCAGACCATGGAGCGCATCGGCATGGGCCAGCCGCAGGCCTTTGCCGGAAGTATTGGCGAGGCGCTGATTACCACGGCAAGCGGACTGGTCATCGGCATCCCGGCCATGGTGGCCTATTTCGTGATGAGAAACCGCTTGAGCGCTCGCATGATCGCCACCGCGCAGTGCGCCACGGACCTGGTGGATGAACTGGCCGGGGAAGCCGGGGCTTAA
- a CDS encoding HEAT repeat domain-containing protein yields MFTRASIKRLLAVTALAVAALPLCAQTGGGRNNLPRNLFPPSLLPPPKLSAEEQATIDRALADLHSGNSEFRAGAVMLLGKYPVAQAQKAVIAALGDDSVRVRRAALVSVMEWNRGAPAEAVVPVLRTIGDEDVELRRTASAAIPAMMDVKRATEVLQPGTQFAVPADVQQTLMDAYLDEDVIVRRNLLTNYYYLNLPVSGDTFLALMSDEDAQVRLEAVGLAARFAEPASFNREARRWIENGSRIERLRLTRELALKPDAAQLELLRLLSQDEDDEIAAEALLGRFRSQGADAVFDELNSRLQAKRLKQEQALRFLQLLRQHPSRTPAHITTLTQLDDPILRREAVDLFFDLGYARDNPEQGVQFLADPSPEVRAAALRNYERQGANASPELLDTMLASPYPDVRQTLVFMTGTMQDKEAVEAILFDLLLDEEIAIRQQSLQEIAKRRLDGWEDILTASLEDEDPFIQRNAADLIIRTQMPGGPSALRQYIQHHPKSPLTPLIQIYLDKSAAGQSKETP; encoded by the coding sequence ATGTTTACCCGCGCCTCCATCAAAAGACTTCTCGCCGTGACCGCGCTGGCCGTCGCCGCACTTCCGCTGTGCGCCCAGACCGGCGGGGGCCGCAATAACCTCCCGCGCAACCTTTTCCCGCCCAGCCTCCTGCCCCCGCCCAAGCTCAGCGCCGAGGAGCAGGCCACCATCGACCGCGCCCTGGCCGATCTGCACTCGGGCAACAGCGAGTTCCGCGCCGGGGCCGTCATGCTGCTGGGCAAGTACCCCGTCGCCCAAGCCCAGAAGGCCGTCATCGCGGCCCTCGGCGATGACTCCGTGCGCGTGCGCCGCGCCGCGCTGGTCTCCGTTATGGAGTGGAACCGCGGGGCCCCGGCCGAAGCCGTCGTGCCCGTGCTGCGGACCATCGGCGACGAGGACGTGGAACTGCGACGCACCGCCTCCGCCGCCATCCCCGCCATGATGGATGTCAAACGCGCCACCGAAGTCCTGCAGCCGGGCACGCAGTTCGCCGTCCCCGCAGATGTCCAGCAAACCCTGATGGACGCCTATCTGGACGAAGATGTCATCGTCCGCCGTAACCTTTTAACCAACTACTATTACCTCAACCTGCCCGTCTCCGGGGACACCTTCCTCGCGCTCATGAGCGACGAGGACGCGCAGGTCCGGCTCGAAGCCGTCGGCCTGGCCGCCCGCTTCGCCGAGCCAGCGTCCTTTAACCGCGAAGCCCGACGCTGGATCGAGAACGGCAGCCGTATCGAACGCCTGCGTCTGACCCGTGAACTGGCCCTCAAGCCCGACGCCGCGCAGCTTGAGCTGCTGCGCCTGCTCAGCCAGGACGAGGATGACGAAATCGCCGCCGAGGCCCTTCTCGGGCGCTTCCGCTCGCAGGGCGCGGACGCGGTTTTTGACGAGCTTAACTCTCGCCTCCAGGCAAAACGCCTCAAGCAGGAACAGGCTCTGCGCTTCCTCCAGCTCCTGCGCCAGCACCCCTCGCGGACCCCCGCCCACATCACCACCCTGACCCAGCTCGACGACCCCATCCTGCGCCGCGAGGCCGTGGACCTGTTTTTCGACCTGGGCTACGCCCGAGACAATCCCGAGCAGGGGGTGCAGTTCCTGGCCGACCCCTCGCCGGAGGTCCGCGCCGCCGCCCTGCGCAACTACGAGCGCCAGGGCGCAAATGCCTCCCCCGAACTGCTCGACACCATGCTCGCGAGCCCCTACCCCGACGTGCGCCAGACCCTGGTCTTTATGACCGGCACCATGCAGGACAAAGAAGCCGTCGAGGCCATCCTGTTCGACCTGCTCCTGGACGAGGAAATCGCCATCCGCCAGCAAAGCCTGCAAGAAATCGCCAAGCGCCGCCTCGACGGCTGGGAGGACATCCTGACCGCTTCGTTGGAGGACGAAGACCCCTTCATTCAGCGCAACGCCGCCGACCTCATCATCCGCACGCAGATGCCCGGCGGCCCCAGCGCGCTCCGCCAGTACATCCAGCATCATCCCAAGTCCCCGCTGACGCCGCTCATTCAGATCTATCTCGATAAATCCGCCGCCGGGCAATCCAAGGAGACCCCCTGA
- a CDS encoding nuclear transport factor 2 family protein translates to MEGPESLLETYGRAVNARDAAAVAACFAAGHSYRVHGLGDGASAWNSKAASTPAAIEEEYRRFFELVESFEARYTDRIVDLPGRSIACVVRVAGKNRDGSTFDMANALHLAFDPDGKISVFRNWYGCA, encoded by the coding sequence ATGGAGGGCCCCGAATCCCTGTTGGAAACATACGGGCGCGCGGTCAACGCCCGAGATGCTGCCGCCGTAGCCGCGTGTTTCGCCGCCGGGCACAGCTACCGGGTTCACGGGCTGGGCGACGGCGCCAGCGCCTGGAATTCCAAGGCCGCCTCCACCCCCGCGGCGATTGAGGAGGAGTACCGGCGTTTCTTCGAATTGGTGGAAAGCTTCGAGGCCCGCTACACCGACCGCATTGTGGACCTGCCCGGCCGCAGTATTGCCTGTGTCGTGCGGGTAGCCGGTAAGAACCGCGACGGCTCGACCTTCGACATGGCCAACGCGCTGCACCTGGCCTTCGACCCGGATGGCAAAATCAGCGTTTTCCGCAACTGGTACGGCTGCGCCTGA
- the pssA gene encoding CDP-diacylglycerol--serine O-phosphatidyltransferase — protein sequence MSEQPTEKQDNLWKDTAEAGRIYILPNLFTAGNLFFGFLAIIWCIQGKYAPEDKDPARLFTEAVFFILGAAFCDALDGRVARLGGRESLFGKEFDSIADVVSFGMAPALMMFFLILDPTNGYPFFRQIGWLIGFIYLLCAGVRLARFNVLTNPYIPPGNIGSAHARADDFLGLPAPMAAGTVASLVLVILNFDLKAFSLLLPPLMLLIAWLMISLIPYPSFKHVGWQTHLQVRYFIGLIILVALMFQFWRFSFAIVFLLYIFWGLFKSMQHRRRDRKNRGADEPEAPAA from the coding sequence ATGTCCGAACAGCCCACGGAAAAACAGGATAACCTCTGGAAAGACACCGCCGAGGCGGGCCGGATCTACATCCTGCCCAATCTTTTCACCGCCGGGAACCTTTTCTTCGGCTTTCTGGCCATCATCTGGTGTATCCAGGGCAAGTACGCGCCTGAGGATAAAGACCCCGCCCGGCTTTTCACCGAGGCCGTATTCTTCATCCTGGGGGCTGCGTTTTGCGACGCTCTGGACGGACGCGTGGCCCGGCTGGGCGGGCGCGAGTCGCTCTTCGGCAAGGAATTCGACTCCATCGCCGACGTGGTTTCCTTCGGGATGGCCCCGGCGCTGATGATGTTTTTCCTCATCCTCGACCCCACCAACGGCTATCCCTTTTTCCGTCAGATTGGCTGGCTGATCGGGTTTATTTACCTGCTGTGCGCAGGGGTGCGGCTGGCGCGCTTCAACGTGCTGACCAACCCCTACATCCCGCCCGGCAACATCGGCTCGGCCCACGCCCGGGCGGATGATTTTCTGGGGCTGCCGGCTCCGATGGCCGCTGGCACCGTGGCCTCGCTCGTGCTGGTTATCCTCAACTTCGACCTGAAGGCATTTTCCCTGCTGCTACCGCCGCTGATGTTGCTCATCGCCTGGCTCATGATCAGCCTCATCCCCTACCCGTCGTTCAAGCACGTGGGCTGGCAGACACACTTGCAGGTCCGGTACTTTATTGGTCTGATTATTCTGGTCGCGCTGATGTTCCAGTTCTGGCGCTTTTCCTTCGCGATCGTATTCCTGCTCTACATCTTCTGGGGCCTGTTCAAGAGCATGCAGCATCGTCGCCGGGACCGCAAAAACAGAGGAGCCGACGAACCCGAAGCGCCCGCAGCCTGA
- a CDS encoding DUF4159 domain-containing protein, protein MNNAFTWLAVAAALLLAAPHSGAQGAPAAPAPPAQAKASAVSAAPTPAPDANTASQPASAAAPANLLAPEPTQVIQLVQGNVLRRNYPDGLTALLAELNKETTLPLDPDPLYIETFDDPRIFEHPFIYVNYADRSDWTLSEAEKEALRAYLDRGGFIYIDAGITPSFLRDSAQYGQSHSFAEWRVTPELEEAFSSIYPDKAFLPLPRSHPLFRAFYSGLPDASVLPDTVRDYVVNEKWPQGTYAAMGLTVNGRLAVLAMPILAMGWGKNDFGQWTTFIGFRIREGAEGLSERLSEAAYTGTSYEVTREDGRKDQIFTQEEAMPAWVHEPDGDWRVFRYYYTQEISDYAHSFYTQLGVNIFVYAYTQ, encoded by the coding sequence ATGAACAACGCCTTTACCTGGCTGGCTGTAGCCGCCGCTCTCCTTCTCGCCGCCCCCCACTCCGGTGCGCAGGGTGCGCCTGCCGCGCCCGCGCCCCCCGCACAGGCCAAGGCCTCCGCCGTGTCCGCCGCCCCCACTCCGGCCCCCGACGCCAACACCGCCAGCCAACCCGCTTCTGCCGCCGCCCCGGCAAACCTCCTCGCGCCCGAGCCTACCCAGGTCATCCAGCTCGTCCAGGGCAACGTCCTGCGCCGCAACTACCCCGACGGCCTCACCGCCCTGCTGGCCGAGCTGAACAAGGAAACCACCCTTCCGCTCGACCCCGACCCGCTCTACATCGAGACCTTTGACGACCCGCGAATTTTCGAGCACCCGTTTATTTACGTCAACTACGCCGACCGCAGCGACTGGACCCTCTCCGAGGCCGAAAAGGAAGCCCTCCGCGCCTACCTCGACCGGGGCGGGTTCATCTACATCGACGCGGGTATCACCCCGTCGTTTCTGCGCGACAGCGCCCAGTACGGCCAATCGCACAGCTTCGCCGAGTGGCGCGTCACCCCGGAGCTGGAGGAGGCGTTTTCCTCAATCTACCCCGACAAGGCGTTTCTGCCGCTGCCACGTTCGCACCCCCTGTTCCGGGCCTTCTACTCGGGGCTGCCCGACGCCTCCGTCCTGCCCGACACGGTGCGCGACTACGTCGTCAACGAGAAGTGGCCGCAGGGCACCTACGCCGCCATGGGCTTGACCGTCAACGGTCGGCTCGCTGTCCTCGCCATGCCCATCCTTGCCATGGGCTGGGGTAAAAACGACTTCGGCCAGTGGACGACCTTCATCGGCTTCCGCATCCGCGAGGGGGCCGAGGGCCTCTCCGAACGCCTCTCCGAGGCCGCCTACACCGGCACCAGCTACGAAGTCACCCGCGAAGACGGCCGCAAGGACCAGATCTTTACCCAGGAGGAGGCCATGCCCGCCTGGGTCCACGAGCCCGACGGCGACTGGCGCGTCTTCCGCTACTACTACACGCAGGAGATCAGCGACTACGCGCACAGCTTTTACACCCAGCTCGGCGTCAACATTTTCGTCTACGCCTACACCCAGTAG
- a CDS encoding type II toxin-antitoxin system RelE family toxin has translation MYQVNFSEQAMSELNNLGIEVQMPLIEKFTSLTSEELAHPKDELGHFIRDGRTYYRLRAGEFRIYFEQRGDTLYSHYILHQHSLADFIFRFKLPYKEETLVEQHQSFWKYIESLYK, from the coding sequence ATGTATCAGGTCAACTTCAGCGAACAGGCCATGAGCGAACTCAACAACCTCGGTATCGAGGTTCAGATGCCGCTCATCGAAAAATTCACCAGCCTCACCAGCGAGGAATTGGCGCACCCCAAAGACGAACTCGGACACTTCATCCGGGACGGGCGCACCTATTACCGCTTGCGGGCGGGGGAGTTCCGCATCTACTTCGAGCAGCGCGGCGACACGCTCTATAGCCACTACATCCTCCACCAGCACTCGCTGGCGGACTTCATTTTCCGCTTCAAGCTCCCGTACAAGGAGGAGACGCTCGTCGAGCAGCACCAGTCCTTCTGGAAGTACATCGAAAGCCTCTATAAATAA
- a CDS encoding tetratricopeptide repeat protein, with protein sequence MRAALLLTALALLGGTGLRAQLVTRQQGLEATLQEAVTAFEQADYARAANGFSALAQTYADEPAYRKIEQRLLPVWAHAARMNGDPARAAELYETFLETYPGDDAQASFVLFGLAQACQELGENTRAADAYRRYRERFPDRPEALLSVLREADLAFATGDTQTGLDSLLAFAASPRVPPTLRAQARLRAVQAAQAYGHDERAADILLSEPWAITTMPELAVLAYAGLRAGDYLSRTGRTTDAILAYRNVPPRAQLIELQRARLVQLEQIREERTRRNPQGIQNAAFWEEYFGGLIEKVRAELAELERSQDYTPAWQLRLGEAFLRDNRSREAGLIFGAMAADISLPDTLRAQAHYRWILCAQARQDWPLALRRADAFLLAYPGDPLAPATLYLCAEALLQSDDTPAAITALDRLISQYPDDERQPHWRFRRGYAKVLAQDYTGAREDFSSVIADHSEGTLSERARLWTGMSWFFEYNYLAALAEFDNLLASSPIPFLRSEAAYRRAATLYSMRNYTEAKAALESFLEDHPADPHAAAVRVLLGDTLMGLGDLDAAVAQFATLTPEDGALYSYATFQAGKIYRVSENYDKLISHFKNYANEARQAQLPRLAEALYWIGWAKARQGDPAAGFPQFISALERTGDDPAAGEIAPLLQALESLYVSAKQGDIDLGLAPDAQTRSLLASPTFAQWLEDERNAALDSQELTRASRLALYLASLSRREGRADRADALLFQTVEQVPIDHLDAEGLSTLGALLAEFNSPDAQDYFTHQLKAYPRSERNGTALLGLARLAARSGDNSAADKWLRRFEAETPFSPEAPQAALLHARVLADMGKPDAAQYVLEKQLQSPAGRGRPHAEALLTLADIARQQGNHTHAIPYYQRVYTLYRAYPDLLARAYWQSALAFQAIGDNGAALRTLEEMTSDARLSEAPEYTQARELIEQLRQSVSNNGYTTIEDDSPQTEATP encoded by the coding sequence GTGCGGGCAGCCCTTCTTTTGACCGCGCTGGCCCTGCTCGGCGGGACCGGCCTGCGCGCCCAGCTCGTCACACGTCAGCAGGGGCTCGAAGCGACGCTTCAGGAGGCTGTCACCGCCTTTGAGCAGGCCGACTACGCCCGCGCCGCCAACGGCTTTTCCGCCCTCGCCCAAACCTACGCTGATGAGCCCGCCTACCGGAAAATCGAGCAAAGGCTCCTCCCGGTCTGGGCCCACGCCGCCCGCATGAACGGCGACCCCGCCCGCGCCGCCGAACTGTACGAAACCTTTTTGGAAACATATCCCGGCGACGACGCGCAGGCCTCCTTTGTCCTCTTCGGGCTGGCGCAAGCCTGTCAGGAACTGGGCGAAAACACCCGCGCCGCTGACGCCTACCGCCGCTACCGCGAGCGCTTCCCCGACCGCCCCGAGGCCCTCCTTAGCGTCCTGCGCGAGGCCGACCTCGCCTTTGCCACCGGGGACACCCAGACCGGCCTCGACAGCCTGCTGGCCTTTGCCGCCAGCCCCCGCGTCCCGCCGACCCTCCGCGCCCAGGCCCGGCTTCGCGCCGTGCAGGCCGCTCAGGCTTACGGCCACGACGAACGCGCCGCCGACATTCTCCTCAGTGAACCGTGGGCCATCACCACCATGCCCGAGCTGGCCGTCCTCGCCTACGCCGGGCTGCGCGCCGGAGACTATCTTTCCCGAACAGGACGCACCACCGACGCCATTCTCGCCTACCGCAACGTCCCCCCGCGCGCCCAGTTGATCGAACTCCAGCGCGCCCGCCTCGTCCAACTCGAACAGATCCGCGAGGAGCGTACTCGCCGCAACCCGCAGGGAATTCAGAACGCCGCCTTTTGGGAGGAATACTTCGGCGGGCTGATTGAAAAAGTCCGCGCCGAACTGGCCGAGCTCGAACGCTCGCAGGACTATACCCCCGCCTGGCAATTGCGCCTCGGCGAAGCCTTCCTGCGTGACAATCGCAGCCGCGAAGCCGGGCTGATTTTCGGAGCAATGGCTGCCGATATTTCACTGCCCGACACCCTTCGCGCCCAGGCCCACTACCGCTGGATTCTCTGCGCTCAGGCCCGCCAGGACTGGCCGCTGGCACTGCGCCGGGCAGACGCCTTTCTCCTGGCCTACCCCGGCGACCCGCTCGCCCCCGCGACGCTCTATCTCTGCGCCGAGGCCCTCCTGCAAAGCGATGACACCCCGGCGGCCATCACCGCGCTCGACCGCCTTATCTCCCAATACCCCGACGACGAACGCCAGCCGCACTGGCGCTTCCGCCGGGGCTACGCCAAGGTACTGGCCCAAGATTACACCGGAGCGCGGGAGGATTTCTCCTCCGTCATCGCGGACCATTCAGAAGGCACGCTCTCCGAACGCGCCCGTCTATGGACAGGTATGTCATGGTTTTTTGAATACAATTACCTGGCCGCACTGGCGGAGTTTGATAATCTGCTGGCTTCATCTCCCATTCCATTTCTTCGAAGCGAGGCCGCCTACCGTCGCGCCGCCACCCTGTATTCGATGCGCAACTACACGGAGGCCAAGGCAGCGCTCGAATCCTTCCTCGAAGACCACCCCGCCGATCCGCACGCCGCCGCCGTCCGCGTCCTGCTCGGCGACACCCTGATGGGCTTGGGCGACCTCGACGCGGCGGTCGCCCAGTTCGCCACCCTCACGCCGGAAGACGGCGCACTCTACAGCTACGCCACCTTCCAAGCCGGAAAGATCTATCGCGTATCAGAAAATTATGACAAGCTGATTTCACATTTTAAAAACTACGCGAACGAAGCCCGGCAAGCCCAACTTCCCCGCCTGGCCGAAGCCCTCTACTGGATCGGCTGGGCCAAGGCCCGCCAGGGCGACCCGGCGGCGGGTTTCCCGCAGTTCATATCGGCGCTGGAGCGCACCGGCGACGACCCGGCAGCCGGAGAAATCGCCCCGCTGCTTCAAGCGCTGGAGAGCCTGTATGTAAGCGCAAAGCAGGGCGACATCGATCTTGGCCTCGCCCCGGATGCCCAAACCCGCTCCCTGCTCGCAAGCCCCACTTTCGCTCAATGGCTGGAGGATGAGCGCAACGCCGCCCTTGACAGCCAAGAACTGACACGCGCTTCCCGACTGGCGCTTTACCTTGCGAGCCTCAGTCGCCGCGAAGGCCGCGCCGACCGGGCCGACGCGCTGCTCTTCCAGACTGTCGAGCAAGTCCCCATCGACCACCTCGACGCCGAAGGCCTTTCTACGCTCGGAGCCCTGCTGGCCGAGTTCAACAGTCCGGATGCGCAGGACTACTTCACCCACCAATTGAAAGCCTATCCGCGTAGCGAGCGCAACGGCACCGCACTTCTCGGGCTGGCCCGTTTGGCTGCCCGCTCCGGCGACAATAGCGCCGCTGATAAATGGCTTCGCCGCTTCGAAGCCGAAACCCCTTTCTCACCGGAAGCTCCACAAGCCGCCCTCCTGCACGCTCGCGTGCTGGCTGACATGGGCAAGCCGGACGCCGCGCAATACGTATTGGAAAAACAACTACAATCTCCCGCCGGGCGTGGCCGGCCCCACGCCGAAGCCCTGCTCACGCTGGCCGACATCGCCCGTCAACAAGGAAACCATACCCACGCCATTCCCTACTATCAGCGAGTTTACACCCTGTACCGCGCCTACCCGGACCTGCTGGCCCGCGCCTACTGGCAGAGTGCTCTGGCCTTCCAGGCCATCGGCGACAACGGGGCCGCCCTCCGCACGCTGGAGGAAATGACCAGCGACGCTCGCCTATCCGAAGCACCGGAATACACCCAAGCTCGCGAACTGATAGAGCAACTTCGTCAGTCCGTATCCAATAATGGATACACAACTATCGAAGATGACTCGCCACAAACGGAGGCCACGCCGTGA